From a single Myxocyprinus asiaticus isolate MX2 ecotype Aquarium Trade chromosome 47, UBuf_Myxa_2, whole genome shotgun sequence genomic region:
- the LOC127436917 gene encoding 26S proteasome regulatory subunit 7-like has translation MPDYLGAEQRKVKEEEKEDKPIRALDEGDIALLKTYGQSTYSRQIKQVEDDIQQLLKKINELTGIKESDTGLAPPALWDLAADKQTLQSEQPLQVARCTKIINADSEDTKYIINVKQFAKFVVDLSDQVAPTDIEEGMRVGVDRNKYQIHIPLPPKIDPTVTMMQVEEKPDVTYCDVGGCKEQIEKLREVVETPLLHPERFVNLGIEPPKGVLLFGPPGTGKTLCARAVANRTDACFIRVIGSELVQKYVGEGARMVRELFEMARTKKACLIFFDEIDAIGGARFDDGAGGDNEVQRTMLELINQLDGFDPRGNIKVLMATNRPDTLDPALMRPGRLDRKIEFSLPDLEGRTHIFKIHARSMSVEREIRFELLARLCPNSTGAEIRSVCTEAGMFAIRARRKIATEKDFLEAVNKVIKSYAKFSATPRYMTYN, from the exons ATGCCCGACTATTTAGGAGCCGAGCAACGCAAAGTAAAAGAGGAGGAAAAAGAAGACAAACCAATTCGAG CTTTGGATGAAGGAGACATTGCACTCCTGAAAACCTAT GGCCAAAGCACTTACTCCAGACAGATTAAACAAGTGGAAGATGATATTCAACAGCTCCTGAAAAAAATCAATGAGCTCACAG GTATTAAGGAATCTGATACAGGTTTGGCTCCTCCTGCATTATGGGACCTGGCGGCAGACAAACAGACTCTGCAGAGCGAACAGCCTTTGCAGGTGGCCAG ATGCACCAAGATAATCAATGCTGATTCTGAAGATACAAAGTATATCATTAATGTGAAACAGTTTGCCAAGTTTGTTGTAGACCTGAGTGATCAGGTCGCTCCAACTGACATTGAAGAAGGAATGAGGGTTGG TGTTGACAGGAATAAATATCAGATTCACATTCCACTACCACCCAAAATTGATCCTACCGTCACTATGATGCAG GTGGAGGAGAAGCCTGATGTGACCTACTGTGATGTTGGAGGGTGCAAAGAGCAGATTGAGAAGCTCAGAGAAGTGGTTGAGACTCCTCTGCTACAT CCAGAGCGCTTTGTTAACCTTGGTATTGAGCCTCCAAAGGGTGTGTTGCTGTTTGGGCCTCCCGGCACAGGGAAAACTCTGTGTGCCCGAGCTGTGGCTAACCGCACTGATGCCTGCTTCATCAGGGTCATTGGATCTGAGCTGGTTCAGAAGTATGTTGGAGAG GGTGCCAGGATGGTTCGTGAACTGTTCGAGATGGCGAGGACTAAGAAAGCCTGTCTGATCTTTTTTGATGAAATTGATGCCATTGGAG GTGCTCGTTTTGATGATGGAGCTGGAGGAGATAATGAGGTGCAGAGAACTATGTTGGAGCTGATTAATCAGCTGGATGGATTTGATCCCAGAGGAAACATTAAAGTCCTGATGGCCACCAACAGACCAGACACCCTGGATCCTGCTCTGATGAGACCCGGCCGACTGGACAGAAAGATTGAGTTCAGCCTGCCTGACTTGGAG GGGCGTACTCATATTTTCAAGATTCATGCCCGCTCTATGAGCGTGGAAAGAGAGATTCGCTTTGAGCTGCTAGCACGTCTCTGCCCCAACAGTACTG GTGCTGAGATTCGCAGTGTGTGTACAGAGGCAGGAATGTTTGCCATCAGAGCTCGCAGAAAAATTGCCACAGAGAAAGACTTTCTGGAGGCTGTGAACAAGGTTATCAAATCCTACGCCAAGTTCAGCGCCACCCCTCGCTACATGACCTACAACTAA